One Rossellomorea aquimaris DNA window includes the following coding sequences:
- a CDS encoding ABC transporter permease subunit produces the protein MSRVIRQPLFILGFLTIFLITLASIIHATHFDSAIPQTEWLKDSEGNMIAGAPLEPAKDYPFGTDKYGNHMLEKLLQGAKYTFGATFLTSLLGFSLAFLSGTLLAFWKKPGSKAMVKGMSSSFYFVPLSIIAYNILHPVLWEPPEGFAYSLTGRVIYEIIMLAVILTPTTALLIADETREILKKEFIESAITLGASPFHIFKNHVLPHLQPRLFIIFPRIVVQVLLIIAHLGIFQIYFGGTSVCYDIFCDPPMPIANEWSGLLGMYIKQINYQWWLAIGPLACFTISILAVNSMAAGIEKGLAPPKLSSKKIRSPRKKRSKSIQGYTVTPKDFKRVPNE, from the coding sequence ATGTCGAGGGTCATCAGACAGCCCCTGTTTATTTTAGGATTTCTAACGATCTTTCTTATTACACTTGCCAGCATTATTCACGCGACCCATTTTGATTCAGCCATCCCTCAGACTGAGTGGCTGAAAGACAGTGAAGGAAATATGATCGCCGGGGCTCCATTAGAACCGGCCAAAGATTATCCTTTTGGAACAGATAAGTATGGCAACCACATGCTTGAAAAGCTTCTTCAAGGGGCCAAGTATACGTTTGGAGCCACTTTTTTGACATCTCTTCTGGGATTTTCACTGGCTTTCCTATCGGGGACCCTTCTTGCCTTTTGGAAGAAACCAGGATCGAAGGCCATGGTGAAGGGGATGTCATCATCTTTTTATTTTGTGCCATTATCCATCATCGCTTATAACATCCTTCATCCGGTTCTTTGGGAGCCCCCTGAAGGGTTTGCCTACTCATTAACCGGAAGAGTCATATACGAAATCATCATGCTGGCCGTTATCCTTACCCCAACGACCGCACTGTTGATTGCGGATGAAACAAGGGAGATCTTAAAGAAGGAATTCATCGAGAGTGCGATCACACTGGGGGCATCCCCCTTCCATATTTTCAAGAACCATGTGCTCCCTCACCTGCAACCAAGACTCTTCATCATTTTCCCGAGGATCGTCGTTCAGGTATTGCTCATCATTGCGCATCTGGGCATTTTCCAAATTTACTTTGGAGGAACTTCAGTATGCTATGACATCTTTTGTGATCCACCCATGCCGATTGCCAACGAATGGTCCGGGCTCCTTGGCATGTATATCAAGCAGATCAACTATCAATGGTGGCTCGCCATCGGACCGTTAGCCTGCTTCACCATCTCCATCCTGGCGGTCAACAGCATGGCAGCAGGTATTGAAAAAGGCCTTGCTCCGCCAAAATTGTCTAGCAAAAAAATCAGATCCCCGAGAAAA
- a CDS encoding ABC transporter permease subunit — MKKAGSSVLQIVMIVTGIFAISLLPSIINEVWQILSGFFSIANLVYVNPISGVERELFPFFWNAYEYSLIVFFSALFLSLLIAIVVLFFYFLIGKPFQLVIDSISFVFSSLPDIFIIVGSQLLVVWMFKKTGVFLFDFVALGEDRAYLLPILCLSLLPTMYFIKTLIVLMNEEFDKQYVELARSKGLSYFRILIIHVFRNTIVSLAYHGKNVMALMLSNLLILEYLFNMLGVTTFLFSYNTPTLFAVTSILLFIPLYLFLKMIQRTANSITGNEVDL; from the coding sequence ATGAAAAAAGCAGGATCATCCGTCTTACAGATCGTGATGATAGTAACCGGAATCTTTGCCATCAGCCTCCTTCCTTCCATCATCAATGAAGTATGGCAGATTCTTTCCGGGTTCTTTTCCATCGCAAATTTAGTATACGTCAATCCGATTTCCGGAGTAGAAAGAGAGCTTTTCCCATTCTTTTGGAATGCTTATGAATATTCCCTTATTGTCTTTTTTTCAGCCTTGTTTCTTTCCTTGTTGATCGCCATCGTTGTCCTTTTCTTCTACTTCCTGATCGGCAAGCCGTTTCAGCTTGTAATTGATTCAATCTCCTTCGTCTTCAGCTCACTTCCAGACATTTTCATCATTGTGGGAAGTCAGCTGCTCGTCGTATGGATGTTCAAAAAGACCGGGGTTTTTCTATTCGACTTTGTGGCCCTGGGGGAAGACAGGGCTTATCTGTTGCCGATCCTTTGTTTATCCCTCCTCCCGACCATGTACTTCATCAAGACCCTGATCGTTTTGATGAATGAGGAATTTGATAAGCAATATGTAGAGCTTGCCAGAAGCAAGGGTTTGTCTTACTTCCGTATCTTGATCATCCATGTGTTCCGGAACACCATCGTCAGTCTTGCTTACCACGGTAAAAATGTCATGGCGCTTATGTTGTCTAACCTTTTGATCTTAGAATACTTATTCAACATGCTGGGAGTAACGACTTTCTTGTTCTCTTATAATACCCCCACCCTTTTCGCCGTTACATCGATACTGCTGTTCATCCCGCTTTATTTATTTTTGAAAATGATCCAACGAACAGCCAATTCCATAACAGGTAATGAGGTGGACTTATAA
- a CDS encoding sigma-70 family RNA polymerase sigma factor produces MPDNKLIRKAKKGHHPSFIKLMKQYEQSMYRVAKGILKKDQDCADAIQETILICYKKIPDLKEEHYFKTWLIRILIHECYSLLNKRKKVIPVWECHEWENTEFDLKLSVQEAVSSLKDSLRTVTTLYYFEDLSIKEIADIVNIPEGTVKSRLSTARQKLMTFLEEEQSPLERSAWK; encoded by the coding sequence TTGCCGGATAACAAACTCATCAGGAAAGCGAAAAAAGGACATCATCCATCATTTATAAAATTGATGAAACAATATGAACAATCCATGTACCGTGTGGCCAAGGGAATTTTAAAGAAAGATCAGGATTGCGCCGATGCCATCCAGGAAACGATCTTAATCTGTTACAAGAAAATTCCGGATCTGAAGGAAGAGCACTATTTCAAGACGTGGTTGATTCGAATATTGATCCATGAATGTTATTCCCTGTTGAATAAACGGAAAAAGGTCATTCCTGTCTGGGAATGTCATGAATGGGAAAATACGGAATTCGATTTGAAGCTTTCGGTGCAGGAAGCCGTATCATCATTGAAAGATTCTTTACGAACTGTGACGACCCTTTATTACTTTGAAGACCTGTCCATCAAGGAAATAGCGGACATTGTGAATATACCTGAAGGAACCGTAAAGTCACGGTTATCCACAGCGAGGCAGAAGTTGATGACCTTTCTTGAAGAAGAACAATCACCTTTGGAGAGGAGTGCCTGGAAATGA
- a CDS encoding nucleotidyltransferase family protein yields the protein MLKNIEDVINLIENDPEMLEIIKTASSLDLPDWWICAGFVRSKIWDTLHGFKERTHIQDVDVIYYDKENCDEEIEKRLERELRTIMPLIPWSVKNEARMHVVNDLPPYTSSEDAISKFPEIVTALGVKLDREGRLVVTAPCGLDDVINMEVKPTPFFRETEERVSIYEERIRKKDWKGTWPGIMVHHV from the coding sequence ATGCTGAAAAATATAGAAGATGTCATCAATTTGATTGAGAACGATCCTGAGATGTTGGAGATTATTAAGACTGCAAGCTCATTGGATCTACCCGATTGGTGGATATGCGCTGGTTTTGTACGTTCGAAAATATGGGATACTCTCCATGGATTTAAAGAGAGAACCCATATTCAAGATGTGGATGTCATCTATTATGACAAAGAAAATTGTGATGAAGAAATCGAGAAAAGGTTAGAAAGAGAATTGCGAACCATCATGCCTCTCATCCCCTGGTCAGTTAAGAATGAAGCAAGGATGCATGTAGTAAACGACCTTCCACCCTATACTTCTTCTGAAGATGCGATTTCGAAATTTCCTGAGATCGTGACTGCTCTTGGAGTGAAGTTGGACAGGGAAGGTCGTTTGGTTGTTACGGCTCCATGTGGACTGGATGATGTGATCAATATGGAAGTAAAGCCGACTCCTTTTTTTAGAGAGACGGAAGAGCGGGTGTCCATTTATGAAGAGCGGATTAGGAAAAAGGATTGGAAGGGGACTTGGCCAGGGATTATGGTTCATCATGTATAG
- a CDS encoding aspartyl-tRNA synthetase encodes MKNATILKYVFLFIVVIALTASWAYAEDQDSYTEPHKAIQAVDKDLQLIPVYKIGDESLYFFIKDKTNLGATVVRKGIFGWKSGMFTWGPIDLDREYVTLQGIQEHGEGLVYGLIRNGDERVVTVDGHEASMVNLSMLSPSVVKDYQLEGLYLWYVESDKNLNNQQVKLLHKDTREIIDSVDL; translated from the coding sequence GTGAAAAACGCTACAATTCTAAAATATGTATTTTTATTTATAGTTGTTATAGCCCTAACTGCTTCTTGGGCTTATGCAGAAGACCAGGACTCTTATACGGAACCGCACAAAGCCATTCAAGCGGTGGATAAGGATCTCCAGCTGATACCTGTCTATAAGATAGGGGATGAGTCCCTGTACTTTTTCATTAAAGATAAAACCAATCTTGGGGCTACTGTGGTTCGAAAGGGAATATTCGGCTGGAAAAGCGGGATGTTTACCTGGGGGCCGATAGATCTTGACAGAGAATATGTAACGCTGCAGGGAATCCAGGAACATGGAGAGGGCTTGGTTTATGGCTTGATCAGAAATGGTGATGAAAGAGTGGTAACCGTCGATGGTCATGAAGCTTCAATGGTGAATTTATCCATGTTATCCCCCTCAGTAGTAAAGGACTATCAATTGGAAGGGCTATATCTTTGGTATGTTGAAAGCGATAAAAATCTTAATAATCAGCAGGTTAAATTGCTGCATAAGGATACTCGGGAAATCATTGATTCGGTAGATTTATAG
- a CDS encoding DUF4181 domain-containing protein — translation MMDHFWLKFILFIASYGLLIFLFNTGMRKLFNVKKKKVFSYHHLNEKHKKIDWTIRITFAVLIVVGGIYNAAQPPLERMWFLETHILFIALILLSETVTAVMEKRYAENRNDYKFTISQLVFLSLTVLLIFSTDFLGLFE, via the coding sequence ATGATGGATCACTTCTGGTTGAAATTTATTCTGTTTATAGCGAGTTATGGTTTATTGATATTCTTGTTTAATACAGGAATGAGAAAGTTGTTTAATGTTAAAAAGAAGAAGGTTTTCTCCTATCATCATTTGAATGAAAAACATAAGAAGATAGATTGGACGATTAGAATAACTTTTGCTGTTCTGATTGTCGTTGGAGGTATCTATAATGCCGCCCAGCCTCCATTAGAAAGAATGTGGTTTTTGGAAACTCATATCCTGTTTATTGCCCTTATTCTTTTGTCTGAAACGGTTACAGCTGTTATGGAGAAGCGATACGCAGAAAATAGGAATGATTATAAATTCACTATTTCTCAGCTAGTCTTTCTTTCATTGACGGTGTTATTGATCTTCAGCACTGATTTCTTGGGGTTGTTTGAATAA
- the lepB gene encoding signal peptidase I, with protein sequence MVEKENVVLEWVKALVIALVVVFIVRTFLVTPIMVKGSSMNTTLQDRERMIVSKLGDTERFDIVVFHANEEQDYIKRVIGLPGDKIEYKGDMLYVNGKAYEESYLDEQKENVQGDLTRPFTLEDTAVGQSTVPEGHLFVMGDNRRDSKDSRHIGAIPIEKIVGTTNVVFYPLKDMRIVGE encoded by the coding sequence GTGGTTGAAAAGGAAAATGTGGTATTAGAATGGGTTAAAGCTTTGGTGATAGCGTTAGTCGTTGTATTTATTGTCCGCACTTTCTTGGTCACTCCTATCATGGTGAAGGGGTCTTCCATGAATACGACGCTGCAAGACCGTGAGCGAATGATTGTGTCTAAACTGGGGGACACGGAGAGGTTCGATATCGTTGTGTTTCACGCAAATGAGGAACAGGATTATATTAAGCGCGTGATCGGACTTCCTGGAGATAAGATCGAGTATAAAGGGGACATGTTATACGTAAATGGAAAAGCGTATGAGGAATCTTACCTGGATGAGCAAAAAGAGAATGTACAAGGTGACTTGACCAGGCCTTTTACCTTGGAGGATACGGCTGTAGGCCAATCGACGGTTCCGGAAGGCCATCTATTCGTGATGGGCGATAACAGAAGGGATAGCAAGGATAGCAGGCATATTGGGGCGATTCCTATAGAGAAGATTGTAGGGACTACGAATGTTGTGTTTTATCCGCTTAAGGATATGAGGATTGTTGGGGAGTAG
- a CDS encoding bifunctional UDP-sugar hydrolase/5'-nucleotidase, with protein MKKTITILHTNDLHGNYNLVIRQAAYIKKRVRELKAQGESYLLLDGGDHMDMSINECLATNGHMHLEMLADVGYHAMSVGNNELLRSTPELIRKHSKDCSVPWLLSNLVEGDGAPIGEMKETLLVTVDNGVKVGLFGATDQFEDLYENKHGFRNLETLGAIKKAVSDLKARGADVIVFLSHLGYGADVEMAKEVSGLVDVIVGAHSHTVLQSPVVESGVVIVQAGSHGQYVGELKLDVHIEDGLHKIESFEGKVVEITLESEIDASMESILEKGREETNEFFSEVLYTTREELTHADVIQLMAEAVRDYWKAEVGIMYGGAAVEEGLEPGDVTKGDVYNRCKSMHSPVLMELKGEQIARLIEDSFNGEVTSKQVYGNGFRPHGIPIGALGFSGVAWSRHDGVISDVKVNGESLVEEKVYKVGTGSPLLYEEVCGYASVKGNKLIEVGKTEMVKDVFMNYLRAGRDSSVMVNR; from the coding sequence ATGAAAAAAACCATCACCATTCTTCACACCAACGATCTTCACGGAAACTATAATCTGGTCATACGGCAGGCTGCATACATAAAGAAACGTGTCAGGGAGCTTAAGGCGCAAGGGGAAAGTTATTTGTTGCTGGATGGCGGGGATCATATGGATATGAGCATCAATGAGTGCCTGGCGACGAATGGCCACATGCATTTGGAGATGCTTGCGGATGTCGGGTATCATGCGATGTCGGTGGGGAATAATGAGCTGCTGCGATCGACACCTGAGTTGATACGAAAGCATAGTAAGGATTGCAGTGTCCCGTGGTTGTTATCGAATCTTGTAGAAGGTGACGGGGCTCCCATAGGAGAGATGAAAGAAACGCTCCTCGTGACAGTGGATAACGGTGTAAAGGTTGGATTATTTGGAGCGACCGATCAATTCGAAGATCTATATGAAAATAAGCACGGATTCAGGAATTTGGAAACCCTTGGGGCCATCAAAAAAGCCGTGTCTGACTTGAAAGCGCGGGGGGCGGATGTCATCGTCTTTCTATCCCATCTGGGTTATGGTGCCGATGTGGAGATGGCGAAAGAAGTCAGCGGCTTGGTCGATGTGATCGTGGGGGCTCACTCTCATACGGTGCTTCAAAGTCCCGTTGTGGAATCTGGTGTCGTTATTGTTCAAGCGGGGTCTCACGGACAATATGTCGGTGAGTTGAAATTGGATGTACATATCGAGGATGGTCTTCATAAGATTGAATCATTCGAAGGGAAAGTAGTAGAAATCACTCTCGAATCCGAAATCGATGCCAGCATGGAATCTATTTTAGAAAAGGGCCGTGAGGAAACAAATGAATTTTTCTCTGAAGTATTGTACACGACGAGGGAAGAACTTACTCATGCTGATGTCATTCAGTTAATGGCTGAAGCCGTTCGGGACTACTGGAAGGCGGAGGTTGGTATTATGTATGGCGGAGCCGCTGTGGAAGAAGGCCTGGAACCCGGCGATGTGACGAAGGGGGATGTGTACAATCGATGCAAAAGCATGCATTCCCCAGTGTTGATGGAGCTTAAAGGTGAACAAATTGCGAGGTTGATAGAAGATAGCTTTAATGGGGAGGTTACCTCCAAACAGGTTTACGGAAATGGATTCAGGCCGCACGGGATCCCGATTGGGGCTTTAGGGTTCTCTGGAGTTGCGTGGAGTCGTCATGACGGCGTAATTTCCGATGTGAAAGTGAATGGAGAAAGCCTGGTGGAAGAGAAGGTCTACAAGGTAGGGACAGGGTCTCCGTTATTGTACGAAGAAGTATGTGGATACGCGTCGGTAAAAGGGAACAAGTTGATCGAGGTTGGTAAGACAGAGATGGTGAAGGATGTGTTTATGAATTATTTAAGAGCCGGCCGGGATAGTTCAGTGATGGTCAATCGTTAG
- a CDS encoding M3 family oligoendopeptidase, whose amino-acid sequence MTHTKYKPVWNLDSIFKGGSTSPELYEHMKQTEGRILNLDETLEELKTPISSDQLAAFLDHLRKIKMSISQARSYAICLLSENPKDQGAQFYRGETTALQSKYDSITSNLKKKLAHTEESEWNSLLASEDLKEYRFILQEWWEEADREPSQEVSDLMADGYHAWGQFYQSFMSSIKVQVNGQDFSVGQALNLRSHHDASVRKESHEALVEKWTEYEGQFAQILNHLGGFRLNMYKSVGIKDVLHVPLAQNRMQEETLNAMFSVMERYKEPFVDYLYVKAEMNNDAKMKSYHFWSPMNHHHQGMGYGEAAALVEEQFRTFGTEMGQFAENAFREGWVEAENRPGKSAVPMCAGFPLAGESRVFLTFNGTFKGVLTLVHELGHAFHNHAMKSVNGMNKSYPMSLAETASTYAEMIILEASMEKADSDEEKLFLLDEKLKRSVMNFMNLHARFIFEKNFHEERKKGFVSPARLNELMESAMEEGYAGSLDEIPVHSWVWTPHFYKTESPFYNFPYTFGYLLALNLFARAKETGKGFEEQYMHLLRDSGSMSAEDLVMKHLGEDITKEAFWEKGMRLCVKDSEEFLRLAASR is encoded by the coding sequence ATGACTCACACAAAATATAAACCAGTATGGAATCTCGATAGCATTTTCAAAGGTGGCAGCACTTCACCTGAATTATATGAACATATGAAACAGACGGAAGGCAGGATTTTGAATTTGGATGAGACATTGGAAGAGTTGAAGACGCCAATTAGCTCTGATCAACTAGCGGCTTTTCTTGATCATCTTAGAAAAATAAAGATGTCCATATCCCAAGCAAGATCCTACGCCATATGTCTTCTTTCAGAAAACCCGAAAGACCAGGGTGCACAATTCTACAGAGGGGAAACCACGGCTCTTCAATCAAAATATGATTCTATTACCAGTAACCTGAAAAAGAAATTAGCCCATACGGAGGAATCGGAGTGGAATAGCCTGCTTGCTTCAGAGGATTTGAAGGAGTATCGATTCATCCTCCAAGAGTGGTGGGAAGAAGCGGACCGGGAGCCTTCACAGGAAGTGTCGGACCTTATGGCAGACGGGTACCACGCCTGGGGGCAATTTTATCAATCGTTTATGAGCAGCATTAAGGTCCAGGTGAATGGTCAGGATTTCTCGGTTGGGCAGGCCCTCAATCTGCGTTCGCACCACGATGCTTCGGTTCGAAAAGAATCTCATGAGGCGCTGGTGGAAAAGTGGACCGAGTATGAGGGACAGTTTGCCCAAATCCTGAATCATCTGGGCGGTTTCCGGTTGAATATGTATAAGAGCGTGGGAATCAAGGACGTTCTCCATGTACCTCTCGCACAAAACCGGATGCAGGAAGAAACGCTGAATGCGATGTTTTCGGTGATGGAGAGATATAAAGAACCGTTTGTCGATTATCTGTACGTGAAAGCGGAGATGAACAACGATGCCAAAATGAAGTCTTACCACTTTTGGTCCCCGATGAATCACCATCATCAAGGAATGGGATACGGGGAAGCGGCGGCGCTGGTCGAGGAGCAATTTCGCACATTTGGAACAGAAATGGGACAGTTTGCGGAGAACGCATTCCGTGAAGGCTGGGTCGAAGCAGAAAATCGTCCGGGTAAGTCTGCAGTTCCCATGTGTGCAGGGTTTCCGTTAGCGGGCGAGTCCAGGGTATTCCTGACCTTCAATGGCACATTCAAGGGGGTGTTGACCCTTGTGCATGAACTGGGTCATGCCTTTCATAACCATGCGATGAAATCGGTGAACGGGATGAACAAGTCCTATCCCATGAGCTTGGCCGAAACGGCATCGACCTACGCAGAGATGATCATACTTGAAGCATCCATGGAGAAAGCTGACTCTGACGAAGAGAAGCTGTTCCTCCTCGATGAGAAATTAAAGCGCAGCGTCATGAATTTCATGAACCTCCATGCCAGATTCATCTTCGAAAAGAACTTTCACGAAGAACGGAAAAAAGGGTTCGTTTCCCCGGCACGCTTGAACGAACTTATGGAGTCTGCCATGGAAGAGGGCTATGCCGGATCCCTTGATGAGATTCCGGTTCATTCATGGGTATGGACGCCCCATTTTTATAAAACAGAATCTCCTTTCTATAACTTTCCTTACACCTTTGGGTACTTGCTTGCACTGAATCTCTTCGCCAGGGCGAAGGAAACGGGGAAAGGATTCGAGGAACAGTACATGCATCTCTTGAGGGATTCAGGAAGTATGTCGGCAGAAGACCTCGTCATGAAGCACCTGGGAGAAGATATTACGAAGGAAGCTTTTTGGGAAAAAGGGATGAGGTTATGTGTTAAGGATAGCGAGGAGTTTTTGAGATTGGCAGCTTCCCGATGA
- a CDS encoding phosphoribulokinase, translating into MDKILQNIVNRINKMDGRMVIGISGHGASGKTTFAKKLLTLLEEKRVNYINTDPYIVNSNVRKHTYIQYEYDNEIHQSKMTACHPAAHHLFALDRDVKMVRGKMDFYTLDVPYERSQLISSQNNLTIVEGMSVAFSKPDLYDLKIYFYTDGETELMRRGIRDVSERGMDVEYLKRTHEERRIQYEVFMHPKHEQFDMVVKNSDEGYWVEKDIE; encoded by the coding sequence ATGGACAAGATCTTACAAAACATAGTCAATCGAATAAACAAGATGGATGGCAGAATGGTCATTGGCATTTCAGGACATGGTGCTTCCGGTAAAACTACGTTTGCCAAAAAGCTTTTGACGCTCCTGGAAGAAAAAAGGGTCAATTATATCAACACCGATCCCTATATCGTCAATTCCAACGTCAGAAAGCACACCTACATTCAATATGAGTACGATAATGAAATCCATCAATCCAAAATGACTGCCTGCCATCCTGCGGCCCATCATCTATTCGCCCTCGACCGGGACGTCAAGATGGTGAGGGGGAAAATGGATTTCTACACACTGGACGTCCCCTATGAACGAAGTCAGCTCATCTCGTCCCAAAACAACCTGACGATTGTAGAAGGGATGTCTGTTGCATTCAGCAAACCCGATCTATACGACCTAAAGATTTACTTTTATACGGATGGTGAGACGGAGCTCATGAGAAGGGGAATCCGCGATGTTTCCGAAAGAGGGATGGATGTGGAGTATTTAAAAAGAACTCATGAGGAACGCAGAATTCAATATGAGGTATTTATGCATCCGAAGCATGAGCAGTTTGATATGGTGGTAAAGAATTCGGATGAGGGGTATTGGGTGGAAAAGGACATAGAGTAA
- a CDS encoding copper amine oxidase has protein sequence MKKTKILKKIAAPMLGLSLLAPTVSFAAETPTAVTPASDLRSTLDQLLSEHYVLAVNAMVKDYKDAPDEKQAYEALNQNALDMTPAIESIYGKEGAQKFEEIFAGHNDYSPDFVEAAQSDDAEMRKAAEAEVKEFVNEFSAFLSTATEGNLPEEAAKEVLTAHEQDVIETFDSYVEEDYKAYQTNFKEGYDRMFDISKALSGAIVTQMPDKFNNTKADAPAAELRSTLNNLAAEHFALAAMSMQKGVSEAPDYDTATWAEDMNTEAWTKAIGSIYGEEGAAQFKKLWTSEHINAQADLVSATLAGDEEAVKAAKDSLGMFTEEFGTFLATATEGNLPKDAAISSLKTHEDQVVNTFDSYVAEDYKGSMDSFREGYAFMFGVGKALGDAIVKQNPEKFASSDMPEQMPNTGMGGAADQQMPMAAWITFVAVALMAGGIIIKKKFADQQ, from the coding sequence ATGAAAAAAACAAAGATTCTTAAGAAAATCGCAGCACCGATGTTAGGATTATCTCTATTAGCTCCGACGGTAAGTTTCGCGGCAGAAACGCCGACAGCTGTGACGCCGGCTTCCGATCTTCGTTCCACACTGGACCAATTACTATCTGAACATTATGTATTAGCGGTAAACGCCATGGTGAAGGATTATAAAGATGCACCGGATGAGAAACAGGCATATGAAGCACTCAACCAAAATGCACTGGATATGACACCGGCAATCGAATCGATTTACGGTAAAGAAGGCGCTCAGAAATTCGAAGAGATCTTTGCCGGACATAATGACTACTCCCCGGATTTCGTCGAAGCGGCACAATCCGATGATGCGGAAATGAGAAAAGCTGCAGAAGCCGAAGTGAAAGAATTCGTCAATGAATTCTCAGCATTCCTTTCAACAGCAACAGAAGGAAATCTTCCAGAAGAAGCAGCGAAAGAAGTACTGACAGCACATGAGCAGGATGTCATCGAAACATTTGACAGCTATGTAGAAGAAGATTATAAAGCGTATCAAACGAACTTCAAAGAAGGATACGACAGAATGTTTGATATCTCTAAAGCATTATCCGGAGCAATCGTAACGCAGATGCCGGATAAATTCAATAACACAAAAGCAGACGCACCGGCAGCGGAATTACGCTCTACATTAAATAATCTTGCAGCAGAACATTTCGCTTTAGCGGCGATGAGCATGCAAAAGGGTGTAAGTGAAGCGCCTGATTATGATACGGCTACTTGGGCTGAAGATATGAACACAGAAGCCTGGACGAAGGCAATCGGATCTATTTATGGTGAAGAAGGAGCTGCACAGTTCAAGAAGTTATGGACGAGTGAGCACATCAATGCTCAGGCAGACCTTGTAAGTGCGACATTAGCAGGTGACGAAGAAGCTGTGAAGGCAGCGAAAGACAGCCTGGGTATGTTCACTGAAGAATTCGGTACATTCCTTGCGACAGCAACAGAAGGAAACCTTCCGAAAGACGCGGCCATCTCTTCACTGAAAACACATGAAGATCAAGTCGTGAACACGTTCGACTCGTATGTAGCGGAAGATTACAAAGGAAGCATGGATAGCTTCCGTGAAGGATATGCGTTCATGTTCGGTGTAGGGAAAGCACTTGGAGACGCGATTGTGAAGCAGAATCCTGAGAAGTTCGCATCCAGTGACATGCCGGAACAAATGCCAAACACAGGTATGGGCGGTGCAGCTGATCAACAAATGCCAATGGCTGCATGGATCACATTTGTCGCAGTAGCATTAATGGCTGGTGGAATCATCATCAAGAAAAAATTTGCTGATCAACAATAA
- a CDS encoding class F sortase, giving the protein MKKRILIILIAVLMIGVVSFQAIAKDGPEKENQTTQSDKKQTVEKEKAKSGVGTAHKEEEFVLLDSLKKKKTELEEQVKVQEEGITPSRVQIPSMDIDTNIIPVGLLENGEMEVPEDTDVVGWYDRGVKVGTKGNAVLAGHVDSKKGPAIFFYLKNIKVGEKIIVTDEKGMERTFEVKSKESYPNDEAPIEKIFGPSDKRNLNVITCTGTFNHDEHLYPDRLVVYTELISETQVNELEAPEPPTAVEYDTGSLSWHSVNDDTVMGYRVYKKSSDAKEFEHIESISAHERKSFFDGEGEKGDSYYITTVNIEDMESKASEKMVVK; this is encoded by the coding sequence ATGAAGAAACGAATACTTATCATACTGATCGCGGTCCTTATGATTGGTGTTGTCAGCTTTCAGGCAATCGCAAAGGACGGACCTGAGAAAGAAAATCAGACAACTCAATCCGATAAGAAACAAACAGTGGAAAAAGAAAAAGCAAAAAGCGGGGTGGGTACCGCCCATAAGGAAGAAGAGTTTGTTCTTCTTGACTCTTTAAAGAAGAAGAAAACAGAGCTTGAAGAGCAGGTAAAGGTTCAAGAAGAAGGAATTACGCCTTCCCGTGTACAGATTCCGAGCATGGACATCGATACCAACATCATTCCCGTCGGTTTACTTGAAAACGGGGAAATGGAAGTTCCTGAAGATACCGATGTGGTCGGATGGTACGATCGTGGGGTGAAGGTCGGTACAAAGGGAAATGCCGTCCTTGCTGGACATGTCGACAGTAAGAAAGGCCCGGCAATTTTCTTCTATCTGAAGAACATCAAAGTAGGGGAGAAAATCATCGTCACGGATGAAAAGGGAATGGAACGGACTTTCGAGGTGAAATCGAAGGAAAGCTATCCGAATGATGAAGCTCCGATCGAGAAAATCTTCGGACCATCGGATAAACGGAACCTGAATGTCATTACGTGCACAGGTACGTTCAATCATGACGAACATCTTTATCCGGACCGTCTGGTCGTGTATACAGAGCTCATCTCTGAAACCCAAGTCAATGAGCTTGAAGCTCCTGAACCACCGACGGCAGTCGAATACGATACCGGATCCCTTTCCTGGCACTCGGTCAATGATGATACGGTAATGGGTTACAGAGTGTATAAAAAGTCCTCAGACGCGAAAGAGTTCGAACATATCGAAAGCATTTCAGCACACGAACGGAAGAGCTTTTTTGATGGAGAGGGTGAAAAGGGAGATTCTTATTACATCACAACTGTGAATATTGAAGATATGGAATCTAAAGCCTCTGAAAAAATGGTAGTGAAATAA